The following DNA comes from Amycolatopsis albispora.
CCGGTCGGCGAGGACTGGTACCGGGTGTCGGGGGTGACCGAGACGTCCAGCCCGGTGATCGGGTCCTGCTCGGCGGTGATGTCGGTGTAGATGCCGACCAGGCGCGGGCGGACGTCGTTCGAGTCGTGGAAGAGCACCTGACCGGCCACCGTGATGGTGGTCGCGTGCACGGTCGAGGAGATGCCGATGTCGCAGTTCTCCGGCGGCAGCGGCTGGCGGGCCAGCTGCTGCGCCCGGTTCGACACGATCAGCAGGCCGTTGTCCACCTGCAGCTGCATGCCGGTGCCCTCGGCGACCCTGGCCTCGGGCACGGTGGAGAACAGCATCGCGGCGCCGTCGGTGCGCTGGTCGAGCGAGCGCACGGTTTCGCACGGGAAGTTCGCGCTCAGGTCCTGCGCCCAGTACGCCGTCAGCGGCGCGTTGACCTGGCTGGTGTCGCCGTTGGCCGGCCACGCGATGCGCGCGGTGTCCTGGACCACGGGCATGAACGGGACCGCCAGCGCACAGGCGGCGGACAACAGGCCGAGGGTGATGGCGAGCAGGCGCCACACTCGAATGCGGCTGCTTTCCGGGCTGGTGCGCTCCGGATCTGTCGCCTGGTCAGGCTCGGCCGAACGGCTATGAGTCGCGGTCGGCATCGCGACAACGCTAGCGCCCGCCCGGATGGGCCTTGCGCGGGGATACCGGATTCCACTAGTCCACGCGCGGTAAGCGGGCCAATACGGCATCGACGGAGGTGACGGTTTCGGGGGCGCCCGCGGGTGCCGGGCGCCGGACGAGCACCACCGGCAGGCCGAGTTCCCTGGCCGCGGTCAGTTTGGCGGCGGTCATCGAACCGCCGCTGTCCTTGGTGACGAGCACCTCGATCCGGTGCGTGCGCAGCAGCCCGATTTCGGCCTCCACCTGGTACGGGCCGCGGCTGAGCAGCAGCTCGTGCCGCCTGGGCAGCGGGGGTTCGGGCGGGTCGACGCAGCGGATCAGGAACCACAGGTCGTCGAGGTGGGCGAACGCGGGCAGACCCTGCCGCCCGCTGGTCAGGAATACGCGACGGCCGAGCTCGGGCAGCAGTCCGGCGGCTTCCGGCAGCGACGCGGTCCAGTGCCAGTCGTCCCCGGGCGACGCCTGCCAGCCGGGGCGCTCGAGCCGCAGCAGCGGCACGCCGGCGGTGCGGGTCGCGGCGACCGCCGAGGCCGAGATGCGTTCCGCGAACGGATGGGTGGCGTCCACCACCGTGCCGACGCGCTGCTCGGCCAGCCAGGCGGCGAGGCCGTCCGGACCGCCGAAGCCGCCGACCCGCACCTCACCCACGGGCAGGCGCGGGCGCGCGACCCGCCCGGCCAGCGACGACACCACCGGCACCCCGCGCTCACTCAGCGCGGCGGCCAGTGCGCGTGCCTCCGCGGTGCCGCCGAGGATGAGGACCTTCTCCACCTGGATCTCCTCCCAACGACCGATGCCGCCCGCGGCCGATCTTCCTACCGTTCGGAAGCAACGAGGGAAGGGGCTGATCAGTGGGGATCCGGGGGCTCGTGCTCACCATGCTGGTGGTGGGCGCGTCAGTGGTCGTGCCGGGGGTGGCCGCCGCCACGCCGAGGCTGACCGGCGAGAGCGTGTTCCTGCCGAACCTGGACGACGACTCCAGGCGGTGCGTGCTCGAGCCGGGTGACGTGGACCAGCCGGGGCTGGCCGTCGACCGGCGGCTCGCGGCCTGCCACGACGCCGCCGACGAGGTGGTCAACGGCAGGCGCGACGAAGACGACCTGACCAAGCTGCGGCTGCGGGGGAGCGAAGCCGCGCGGGTCGAGGTCGACCGGGCCGAACACCTGCGGGTGTTCGTCCGGCGGGGCGGGGAGTACCGCGTGCTGCGGCCGGGGGAGGTGCTCTCCGCGCGGGAGATGCGGACGGGGGTGGACGTCGCGGTGGAGGGCCGCGACGTCGTCCGCGACCCCGCGAAGTGGGACGGCCGGGTGCGCCTCACCGTGCACTCGGCCGGGCGGGCGGTGGTCAAGCGGCTGCGGGTGGCGCCGCTGTTGTTCCAGCACGACCTCCTGCCCGCCACCACGGTGTTCGCCGCGAAACCGGGGAACGGGCCCGGCTGGCCCGCCGAGGGGCTGCCCCCGGGCCACCCCGGGGAGTGGGACCGGTTCAGCGGCACGCTCACCCGGGCCACCGCGGGCGTCGAGACGCGGTTCATCGCGGGCAGCGACCTGTGGTGGAAGGACGTGTGGATGCAGGACCTGTTCGAACCGGCGGTGGCGAGCGCCGGGGGCCGGACGATGCGGGTGGCGATCCGGTCGGCGAACCAGTGGGACGCCGGTGTGCCGACGCTGCGCCCGGGCGGGCGGCTGCTCTTCCGCGACCTGCGCGGGCCGGACGTGGCGGTGGTGCAGGAGTTCACCGAGTTCGCCGGGGCACCGCTGCCGGACGCCTGGGCCGACCAGCGCAACGCGACCGGCAACTTCGAGGCGCTGCCGCCGTACGGTCCGTTTCCGAAGGGCCGGATCTACTACGGCACCGCGGCCACCGGGGACCGCAAGCCGGATCCGGCGTTCCTGCGCCTGCTCGAAGCGCAGGGGCAGCAGCCGCCGGTGGTACTGGACACGTCGTGGCTGATGGTCGGGCACGTCGACGAGACGCTGCACGTGGTGAAGGCGGACAACGCCCGCGGCTGGACGCTGATGGTGGCCGATCCCCGGCTGGCGGAGAGCCTGCTGCACCAGGCGAACGGCACGGGCGCGCGGTTGTTCGCGGGCACGAACCACAGTTACCAGCCGACCGTGGAGGAACTGCTCGGCGACCCGGATTTCCTGGCGCAGAACGAAACCGCGGCCCGGCACATCGACGCGCAGGTGGCGATCATGCTGCGGGAGACCGGGTTGCGAGCCGACGAGCTGGTGCGTGTGCCGGTGCTGTTCCACGAGTCACCGCGGGCGCCGGGCATGGCGGCGCTGGCCCCGGCGGTGACGAACGGGCTGTCGGTGACCGCGGGCCGCTACGCCGCGCCGGATCCGCACGGCCCGGTGGTCGGCGGGCGCGACCTGTTCAAGGAGGCCACCGAACGCGCCCTGCGCGGCATCCGGGTGTCGTGGGTGGAGGACGTGTTCTGGGCCCACGTCGGCGGCGGTGAAGTGCACTGCACAACAAACGCCTGGCGGGATACGCGTTCGCTGACCGGCTAGAGCGAGTCCGGTTGCCGCGAGCGGTCGCGGGCGGCGGAGTACAGGAAGCTGTCCGGGAACTTCTCCGCCGCCAGCGTCCGCCCGACGAAGATCACCGCGGCCCGCCCGATGCCCGCCTCCCGCACCTGCGCGGGCAGCGACGCGAGCGTGCCGCGCAGGATCTTCTCGCCGGGCTGCGACGCGTGCGCGACCACCGCCGCCGGGCAGTCCTCGCCGTAGTGCGGGATCAGCTCGGCGGCCACCCGGTCGATCTTGGTGATGGCCAGGTGCACCGCGAGCGTGGTGCCGCTGGCGGCGAAGGTGGCCAGGTCCTCACCCGGCGGCATCGAGGTGGACCGCGCCTGCACCCGGGTGATCACCAGGCTCTGCCCGACCTCGGGCACGGTCAGCTCGCGGTTCAGCACGGCCGCGGCGGCGGCGAAGGCGGGTACGCCGGACACGACGTCGTACGGCACGCCCGTGGCGTCGAGCCGCCGCATCTGCTCGGCGACCGTGCTGTACAGCGAAGGATCACCCGAGGTCAGCCGCGCGACGTCGTGCCCGGCGGCGTGCGCGGCGGTCAGCTCGCCGACGATCTCGTCGAGGCTCAGGTTCGCGGTGTCGACCACCCGCGCGCCGGGCGGGCAGTGCGCGAGCAGGTCCGGCGGGGTGAGGCTGCCCGGGTACAGGCACACCGCGCAGGCGGCGAGCAGATCGCGCCCGCGCACGGTGATCAGGTCGGCGGCGCCCGGTCCGGCGCCGATGAAGTGCACGGTCATCGGGTGAAGCTCCACTGGGTCACGGTGCGGGCGGGGGTCCAGCCGGTGAACCCGCCGAGCGGCGCCGCGTGCTCGACGGCCAGCCGCAGCAGGTCACCGCCGTGCCGGGCGTACGCGGCGGCGAGCACGGCTTCGGTCTCCAGGGTGACGCCGTTGGCGACCACCTTCGGCGCGTGCAGGCAGGCGTCCAGCACGCCGGACGTGACTCCACCGCCGACAAAAACCGCGTCGGGCGCGGGGAGCCCGTCGAGCGCGTCGGGTGCCTCTCCCACGACCACGCGCAGTTCCGGCACGCCGAGGCGCTGCGCGTTGCGGGTGATGCGGGCGGCGCGGTCCGGGTCGCGTTCGATGGCGATCGCGCGGTTGTCCGGGTGGGCGCGGGACCATTCGATCGCGACGCTGCCCGACCCGGCACCGACGTCCCACAGCAACATTCCCGGCAATGGACCGAGCCGGGCGAGCGTGATGGCGCGGACGTCACGCTTGGTGAGCTGGCCGTCGTGCTCGAAGGCGTGGTCGGGCAGTCCGGTGCGCGGCAGCGGCTCACCCTTGGTCTCGCATTCGATGGCGACCAGGTTCAGCGCCGCGCCCGGCGGGTGGTCCCAGCTCTCCGCGACCCCGGTGACCTGCCGTTCGGCTGGTCCGCCGAGTTCCTCCAGCACGGTGAA
Coding sequences within:
- a CDS encoding cobalt-precorrin-6A reductase codes for the protein MEKVLILGGTAEARALAAALSERGVPVVSSLAGRVARPRLPVGEVRVGGFGGPDGLAAWLAEQRVGTVVDATHPFAERISASAVAATRTAGVPLLRLERPGWQASPGDDWHWTASLPEAAGLLPELGRRVFLTSGRQGLPAFAHLDDLWFLIRCVDPPEPPLPRRHELLLSRGPYQVEAEIGLLRTHRIEVLVTKDSGGSMTAAKLTAARELGLPVVLVRRPAPAGAPETVTSVDAVLARLPRVD
- the cbiE gene encoding precorrin-6y C5,15-methyltransferase (decarboxylating) subunit CbiE — encoded protein: MRITVVGVGADGWAGLSGAARSAVEAAEVLIGGARQLDLVPGSRAVKVTWPSPLLPRLDALFAEHRGRRICVLASGDPLLSGIGTTLSRRFDDVEILPALSSPTLARARLKWSAESTEVISVVGRSPCRVNRALAPGARLLVLSEDATTPAVLAAQLTDAGYGPSRFTVLEELGGPAERQVTGVAESWDHPPGAALNLVAIECETKGEPLPRTGLPDHAFEHDGQLTKRDVRAITLARLGPLPGMLLWDVGAGSGSVAIEWSRAHPDNRAIAIERDPDRAARITRNAQRLGVPELRVVVGEAPDALDGLPAPDAVFVGGGVTSGVLDACLHAPKVVANGVTLETEAVLAAAYARHGGDLLRLAVEHAAPLGGFTGWTPARTVTQWSFTR
- the cobM gene encoding precorrin-4 C(11)-methyltransferase: MTVHFIGAGPGAADLITVRGRDLLAACAVCLYPGSLTPPDLLAHCPPGARVVDTANLSLDEIVGELTAAHAAGHDVARLTSGDPSLYSTVAEQMRRLDATGVPYDVVSGVPAFAAAAAVLNRELTVPEVGQSLVITRVQARSTSMPPGEDLATFAASGTTLAVHLAITKIDRVAAELIPHYGEDCPAAVVAHASQPGEKILRGTLASLPAQVREAGIGRAAVIFVGRTLAAEKFPDSFLYSAARDRSRQPDSL
- a CDS encoding protein-arginine deiminase family protein, with product MGIRGLVLTMLVVGASVVVPGVAAATPRLTGESVFLPNLDDDSRRCVLEPGDVDQPGLAVDRRLAACHDAADEVVNGRRDEDDLTKLRLRGSEAARVEVDRAEHLRVFVRRGGEYRVLRPGEVLSAREMRTGVDVAVEGRDVVRDPAKWDGRVRLTVHSAGRAVVKRLRVAPLLFQHDLLPATTVFAAKPGNGPGWPAEGLPPGHPGEWDRFSGTLTRATAGVETRFIAGSDLWWKDVWMQDLFEPAVASAGGRTMRVAIRSANQWDAGVPTLRPGGRLLFRDLRGPDVAVVQEFTEFAGAPLPDAWADQRNATGNFEALPPYGPFPKGRIYYGTAATGDRKPDPAFLRLLEAQGQQPPVVLDTSWLMVGHVDETLHVVKADNARGWTLMVADPRLAESLLHQANGTGARLFAGTNHSYQPTVEELLGDPDFLAQNETAARHIDAQVAIMLRETGLRADELVRVPVLFHESPRAPGMAALAPAVTNGLSVTAGRYAAPDPHGPVVGGRDLFKEATERALRGIRVSWVEDVFWAHVGGGEVHCTTNAWRDTRSLTG